From a single Brassica oleracea var. oleracea cultivar TO1000 chromosome C5, BOL, whole genome shotgun sequence genomic region:
- the LOC106294826 gene encoding uncharacterized protein LOC106294826: protein MRNCYCWQICSVNLGKIVSYISKEKQLSRTHLPHAHESPLLVTPAWLFEIKSLPHHDPRNTLIQVLKTRDAREFPINQPGREEYVTQNKVSNGCILDKRSVCFGWRFCYRAGIGNHGLWISRKEPSPSTHSHGVQHTTMSNE from the exons ATGAGAAATTGCTACTGCTGGCAGATCTGCTCCGTGAATCTGGGGAAGATAGTCTCATACATCTCAAAGGAAAAGCAGTTATCCCGTACACACTTACCTCACGCGCATGAGTCTCCTCTGCTTGTGACACCAGCCTGGTTATTCGAGATTAAATCTCTTCCTCATCACGATCCAAGAAACACTTTAATCCAAG TTTTAAAGACAAGAGACGCGAGGGAATTCCCAATCAACCAACCGGGAAGAGAAGAATATGTAACACAGAACAAGGTGTCAAATGGATGTATCTTGGACAAACGATCAGTCTGCTTTGGATGGAGGTTTTGTTATAGAGCAGGAATCGGGAATCATGGTCTTTGGATCTCTAGGAAGGAACCAAGTCCATCCACCCATTCACATGGAGTTCAACACACCACTATGAGCAATGAGTAA
- the LOC106344892 gene encoding uncharacterized protein LOC106344892: MFYCKSCDFDCQSLEKFRKHLSSYKHGREEFIRTRWYTQLVCVTKTWRRNYRATPEHATAKIQVWWDMDQCPIPEGYDARLVRPSIEAAFKEIGYSGPVSITAYADHKETPNHVLLALSSTGVDVAHTLHRFKQSRIYQDVRQWTKNNPALASLMLISDNVHPGNSITSLISRSLQMSNYNCFLAYSFRPCEMTVMLTSAEWLWESLLAGRIFSQEQTYEEGTPEVK; this comes from the exons ATGTTTTATTGCAAATCGTGCGATTTCGATTGCCAAAGCCTGGAGAAATTCAGGAAGCATCTCTCCAGTTATAAGCATGGACGGGAA GAGTTTATACGCACTAGGTGGTACACACAACTCGTATGTGTAACGAAGACGTGGAGAAGGAACTACAGGGCCACGCCTGAACACGCCACCGCTAAAATACAGGTGTGGTGGGACATGGATCAATGTCCGATTCCAGAGGGGTATGATGCTCGTCTGGTCCGTCCAAGTATAGAAGCCGCATTCAAGGAAATAGGCTACTCTGGTCCTGTTTCGATCACTGCCTATGCTGACCATAAAGAAACCCCTAATCACGTCCTTCTAGCCCTCTCTTCCACTGGAGTCGATGTTGCACATACTCTCCACA GGTTCAAACAGTCTCGCATCTATCAAGATGTGAGGCAATGGACAAAGAATAATCCTGCTCTGGCTTCATTGATGCTCATATCGGATAATGTGCATCCTGGCAACAGCATCACATCACTTATTTCTCGTTCTCTACAAATGAGTAACTACAACTGTTTTTTGGCTTATTCATTTAGGCCTTGTGAAATGACAGTAATGCTCACTTCCGCAGAGTGGCTCTGGGAAAGCTTACTTGCAG